Proteins co-encoded in one Pseudomonas beijingensis genomic window:
- a CDS encoding dipeptidase produces the protein MNCPFKRLAVATLILSSLSSFAMSANANITAQQSTAIVKTFADTSVTDFRQFLAEVAKSDLAKTANLGPTISAFQANKTLSTEQQNEIHRLLGLYARVKYGKAATETLKELVAIPTFRKDGVAQHENPEFLKIADKIKSLAEAFNLNFRNIDNRVYEISLEGSGDEVVGIHAHADVVPVTPENWVLKDGTRLDPFKVTLVGDRMYGRGTEDDKNGIVVALYAMKIIKEEKLPLARNFKLLVDTTEETTGDAIPYYFERNPTPNYNLALDGGYPVVIAEKGYGTVMANFPRRAAQGKGAQITALTGGLATNQIPSTSVATFASDKPAELAADLLKAATDYAKRNGGNFEVGSQVVGKDVQLTFTGVSAHSSEPESGVNPVARMLDFINGLDGKVALKHNHITDAARYAANNWGLDYLGKKLGIGFSDVFMGPLTASLTYVGMDDKTFKLAVNLRVPVGKTTEALKTEIADKLAVWSKQSQVAVAFDYSIDAPMYRNPEGEWVKALLAVATENLGMEHKYGTSAGATSVHDLPNGVQFGLAMPDVKYTGHNDNEFKTVEQFLLDLQIVTEMMGRIGQLPKL, from the coding sequence ATGAACTGCCCGTTCAAGCGTCTTGCCGTTGCCACCCTCATACTGTCCAGCCTGTCGTCATTCGCGATGTCGGCCAACGCCAACATCACGGCCCAACAAAGCACGGCCATCGTCAAAACCTTCGCCGATACATCAGTCACCGATTTCAGGCAATTCCTCGCCGAAGTAGCCAAAAGCGACCTCGCCAAAACCGCCAACCTCGGCCCGACCATCAGCGCCTTCCAGGCCAACAAAACCCTGTCGACCGAACAGCAGAACGAAATCCATCGCCTGCTGGGCCTCTACGCCCGAGTGAAATACGGCAAAGCTGCCACCGAGACGCTGAAGGAACTGGTCGCCATCCCGACCTTTCGCAAGGACGGTGTCGCCCAACACGAGAACCCCGAGTTCCTCAAGATCGCCGACAAGATCAAAAGCCTGGCCGAGGCGTTCAACCTGAACTTCCGCAACATCGACAACCGCGTCTATGAGATTTCACTCGAAGGCAGCGGTGACGAAGTCGTCGGTATCCACGCCCATGCCGACGTGGTGCCGGTCACGCCGGAAAACTGGGTGTTGAAAGACGGCACCCGTCTCGATCCGTTCAAGGTCACCCTGGTGGGCGACCGCATGTATGGCCGGGGCACCGAGGACGACAAGAACGGCATCGTCGTGGCGCTCTACGCCATGAAGATCATCAAGGAAGAGAAGCTGCCGCTGGCGCGCAACTTCAAGCTGCTGGTCGACACCACCGAGGAAACCACCGGCGACGCCATTCCCTATTATTTCGAACGCAACCCGACGCCCAACTACAACTTGGCACTGGATGGCGGCTATCCCGTGGTGATTGCCGAGAAAGGCTACGGCACCGTCATGGCCAATTTCCCTCGCCGCGCGGCACAGGGCAAGGGCGCGCAAATCACCGCATTGACCGGCGGCCTGGCGACCAATCAGATTCCGTCGACGTCCGTGGCCACCTTCGCCAGCGACAAGCCCGCCGAGCTGGCCGCCGACCTGCTCAAGGCCGCTACCGACTATGCCAAGCGCAACGGCGGCAATTTCGAAGTGGGCTCCCAGGTCGTCGGCAAAGACGTGCAACTGACCTTCACCGGCGTTTCCGCCCACTCCTCCGAGCCCGAGTCAGGCGTCAACCCGGTGGCACGGATGCTGGACTTCATCAATGGCCTGGACGGCAAGGTTGCGCTCAAACACAACCACATCACCGACGCCGCCCGTTACGCCGCCAACAATTGGGGCTTGGATTACCTGGGCAAAAAATTAGGCATCGGCTTTTCCGACGTGTTCATGGGGCCGCTGACCGCCTCGCTGACCTACGTCGGGATGGATGACAAGACGTTCAAGCTGGCGGTCAACCTGCGGGTACCGGTCGGCAAGACCACAGAAGCCCTCAAGACTGAGATTGCCGACAAGCTGGCCGTCTGGAGCAAGCAATCCCAGGTCGCGGTGGCCTTCGACTACTCCATCGACGCGCCGATGTACCGCAACCCTGAGGGTGAATGGGTCAAGGCACTGCTAGCCGTCGCCACTGAAAATCTCGGCATGGAACACAAATACGGCACCTCCGCCGGCGCCACATCGGTCCATGACCTGCCAAACGGCGTGCAATTCGGCCTGGCGATGCCCGACGTCAAATACACCGGCCACAACGACAACGAGTTCAAGACCGTGGAGCAATTCCTTTTGGACTTGCAGATCGTGACCGAGATGATGGGACGGATCGGGCAGTTGCCGAAGCTCTGA
- a CDS encoding metallophosphoesterase family protein codes for MKVGVISDTHGLLRPEALTALQGCERIIHAGDIGSPDILDALASIGELHVVRGNNDLEAEWAGHLADCLQFDLGGWPVLLVHDIADVPAPLEPGVRLVTTGHSHKPLIEWRGERLYLNPGSAGRRRFKLPVTLALLEVSEQAIEPRLVRLLE; via the coding sequence ATGAAAGTTGGCGTCATTTCCGATACCCACGGCCTGCTGCGCCCCGAAGCGCTTACCGCGCTGCAAGGCTGTGAGCGGATCATTCATGCCGGTGATATCGGCAGCCCGGACATCCTCGACGCCCTGGCTTCCATCGGCGAGCTGCACGTGGTGCGCGGGAACAACGATCTGGAGGCCGAGTGGGCAGGGCACCTTGCCGATTGCCTGCAATTCGACCTGGGGGGGTGGCCGGTACTGCTGGTCCATGATATCGCGGATGTGCCGGCGCCACTCGAACCCGGCGTGAGACTGGTGACCACTGGCCATTCCCATAAACCACTGATCGAATGGCGGGGCGAGCGGCTCTACCTCAACCCTGGCAGCGCCGGCCGGCGGCGGTTCAAGTTGCCGGTGACGCTGGCGCTGCTTGAGGTGAGTGAACAGGCGATCGAGCCGCGGCTAGTCCGGTTATTGGAATGA
- a CDS encoding pirin family protein — protein MNSIVAAPPRVIVHRTSGSSHGPITRLMSPGDLGQLCKPFVFLDRIAAKADAMQRGFGMHPHSGIATLTYLIEGQVIYEDTTGQSGTLPSGGVEWMQAGNGVWHSGRPVASSPIQGFQLWVALPAAEENAPPHSLYLAPSEIPREGPARVLLGQYGATRSPVTAPAGMNYLAVQLQDNEHWRYTPPAGHSVAWLAVNSGSLDAGGNANAGEMVVFEESGAAIDIVARGATSFVLGSAVKHPHDLVMGHYSVHTSVAALEKGEQEIQRIGALLQQEGRLG, from the coding sequence ATGAACAGCATCGTCGCAGCACCGCCGCGCGTCATCGTCCATCGCACTTCCGGCAGCAGCCACGGGCCGATCACCCGACTCATGAGCCCCGGCGACCTGGGCCAGCTCTGCAAGCCGTTCGTGTTTCTCGATCGCATTGCCGCCAAGGCCGACGCCATGCAAAGGGGATTCGGCATGCACCCTCACTCTGGAATCGCCACGCTGACCTATCTGATCGAAGGCCAGGTGATTTACGAAGACACCACCGGCCAATCCGGCACACTGCCCAGCGGCGGCGTGGAATGGATGCAAGCCGGCAACGGTGTATGGCACAGCGGGCGGCCGGTCGCCAGTTCGCCGATCCAAGGCTTCCAGCTCTGGGTGGCGCTGCCGGCGGCTGAAGAAAATGCCCCGCCCCACAGCCTCTATCTGGCACCCTCCGAGATCCCCCGTGAAGGTCCGGCGCGGGTATTGCTCGGCCAATACGGCGCGACCCGCAGCCCTGTTACGGCGCCAGCGGGCATGAATTACCTCGCCGTGCAATTGCAGGACAACGAGCACTGGCGCTACACACCACCGGCCGGGCACAGCGTTGCCTGGCTGGCGGTCAACAGCGGCAGCCTCGATGCGGGCGGCAACGCCAATGCAGGGGAAATGGTGGTATTCGAAGAGTCCGGCGCGGCCATCGACATCGTGGCCCGGGGCGCGACGTCCTTCGTGCTCGGTTCGGCGGTCAAGCATCCCCATGACTTGGTGATGGGCCACTACTCGGTGCACACCAGCGTGGCGGCTCTGGAGAAAGGCGAGCAAGAAATCCAGCGCATCGGCGCCCTTTTGCAGCAAGAGGGTCGGTTGGGCTGA
- a CDS encoding sensor domain-containing diguanylate cyclase — protein sequence MLGRKQPEPKIESPNEAFSQQAVRAGAAFRLTVSFMLVVVIAFLAVEGWRTWRDYRAAFASARDSVTNLARATAQHAEDTIRQVDVVTAALAERVEGDGLQNMDVPRIHKLLVQQAAIMPQLHGLFIYGPDGQWLVTDKEVIPEMANNADRDYFQYHRTHEDQGVRIGDVVKSRSTNDLIIPISRRLNNPDGSFAGVLLGTVKVSYFVDYYGDFKIDGKGALVLAKRSGTILVRRPFVASVIGKSLVNSVIFREHLPTSNQGVAEARAVVDDTERLYGYRALTTYPLVVEAGLSRESIIAPWRRDLFKTGLVLIFLIAILVGFGLIVLSQLRYRMTMEKQIRSAHQAMRDMALTDSLTGLGNRRRLDIALADEIRLARRQGSSLALIMLDVDYFKRFNDRYGHAAGDDCLRAIAAALRQTIKRPGDLAVRYGGEEFTVLLPNTDSAGAAKVAQQILEAVRALNIEHGDHPLGIVTISAGVTTCLPSGEDVTPAMLIRAADAFLYLAKNTGRNRWCSAGSTPE from the coding sequence ATGCTCGGACGCAAGCAGCCAGAGCCCAAGATCGAAAGCCCCAATGAAGCCTTTTCCCAGCAGGCTGTGCGGGCCGGAGCTGCATTTCGGTTGACCGTGAGTTTCATGCTCGTGGTCGTCATCGCCTTCCTGGCCGTCGAAGGCTGGCGGACCTGGCGCGACTACCGCGCCGCGTTTGCGTCTGCCCGGGATTCGGTGACGAACCTGGCACGGGCGACCGCCCAGCACGCCGAAGATACGATTCGACAAGTGGATGTGGTTACCGCCGCCCTCGCCGAACGCGTGGAGGGCGACGGCCTGCAGAACATGGACGTTCCGCGCATCCATAAGCTATTGGTGCAGCAAGCCGCCATCATGCCGCAACTGCATGGGCTGTTTATCTACGGCCCGGACGGTCAATGGCTGGTGACGGACAAGGAAGTGATTCCGGAAATGGCGAACAACGCCGACCGCGACTACTTCCAATACCACCGCACCCACGAGGATCAAGGGGTGCGCATCGGCGACGTCGTCAAGAGCCGTTCCACCAACGACCTGATCATTCCCATTTCCCGCCGTTTGAACAACCCCGATGGCTCGTTTGCCGGCGTATTGCTGGGGACCGTGAAGGTCAGCTATTTCGTCGACTACTACGGCGACTTCAAAATCGATGGCAAAGGCGCGCTGGTCCTGGCCAAGCGCAGCGGAACGATCCTGGTCCGACGTCCTTTCGTCGCGTCGGTGATTGGCAAGAGCCTCGTCAACAGCGTGATCTTCCGGGAACATTTACCCACCTCCAATCAAGGGGTTGCCGAAGCCAGGGCCGTCGTCGATGACACCGAGCGCCTGTACGGCTACCGGGCCTTGACCACGTATCCGCTGGTGGTGGAAGCCGGCTTGTCCCGCGAATCGATCATCGCACCCTGGCGCCGCGACCTGTTCAAGACCGGTCTGGTGCTGATTTTCCTGATCGCGATACTGGTGGGCTTCGGGCTCATCGTGTTGAGCCAGCTGCGCTACCGCATGACCATGGAGAAACAGATTCGCAGCGCCCACCAGGCCATGCGCGACATGGCGCTGACCGATAGCCTGACCGGGCTGGGCAACCGCAGGCGCCTGGACATCGCCTTGGCCGATGAAATCCGTCTGGCAAGGCGCCAGGGTTCCTCCCTGGCCCTGATCATGCTCGACGTCGATTACTTCAAGCGTTTCAACGACAGGTACGGCCATGCCGCCGGCGACGATTGCCTGCGGGCGATTGCCGCCGCGCTCAGGCAGACCATCAAAAGGCCGGGTGACCTGGCGGTCCGCTATGGCGGTGAAGAATTCACCGTGTTGCTGCCCAACACCGACAGCGCCGGGGCCGCCAAGGTCGCGCAGCAAATCCTCGAAGCCGTCAGGGCCTTGAACATCGAACACGGCGACCATCCCTTGGGCATCGTGACCATCAGCGCGGGCGTCACCACCTGCCTGCCGAGCGGCGAAGACGTCACCCCGGCCATGTTGATCAGGGCCGCCGATGCCTTCTTGTACCTGGCCAAGAACACCGGGCGAAACCGTTGGTGCAGCGCCGGCTCGACGCCGGAGTGA
- a CDS encoding cupredoxin domain-containing protein — MSRRSWPSCLAWLTRAALLLPSIALAELPTYELSMRDGYFTPSQLEVPAGQRFKIVLKNVGQGPAEFESTPLRVEKVLSPGVTTFVVIHPLRPGHYPFFDEFNPQLPEGGILAR; from the coding sequence ATGAGCCGCCGATCCTGGCCGTCATGCCTGGCCTGGCTGACGCGGGCCGCTCTGCTGCTACCGTCAATCGCCCTGGCCGAACTGCCCACCTATGAATTGAGCATGCGCGACGGGTATTTCACGCCGTCGCAGCTGGAAGTACCCGCCGGGCAACGGTTCAAGATCGTGCTGAAGAATGTCGGCCAGGGTCCGGCGGAGTTCGAAAGCACGCCATTGCGCGTAGAGAAAGTGCTCTCGCCCGGCGTCACGACTTTCGTGGTCATCCATCCGCTGCGCCCCGGGCACTATCCGTTTTTCGATGAATTCAACCCGCAACTGCCCGAGGGCGGGATTCTCGCCCGGTGA
- a CDS encoding iron transporter, with amino-acid sequence MRTLAPLSLALLLLPPLAQAKEYPIGEPQLCPGLEVGAVYLQPIEMAPAGMMRATADSDVHLEADIRATADNQQGFQEGSFVPYLNVSFQLKKQGNDTTLKGDFHAMVANDGPHYGDNVKLLGPGKYQLTFTVLPPGGHASLGRHTDKETGVAPWFERCELHYEFVYAGIGKKGGY; translated from the coding sequence ATGCGCACCCTTGCTCCGTTGTCCCTCGCCTTGCTGTTGCTCCCACCGCTGGCCCAGGCCAAGGAATACCCCATCGGCGAACCGCAACTGTGCCCGGGGCTGGAAGTCGGCGCGGTGTACTTGCAACCGATCGAAATGGCCCCCGCTGGGATGATGCGCGCCACGGCGGATTCGGATGTGCACCTGGAAGCGGATATCCGCGCCACGGCGGACAACCAGCAAGGCTTTCAGGAAGGCAGTTTCGTGCCCTATCTCAACGTGTCGTTCCAGCTGAAGAAACAAGGCAACGACACCACGCTCAAAGGCGACTTCCACGCCATGGTTGCCAATGACGGGCCGCACTACGGCGACAACGTCAAGCTGCTCGGCCCGGGCAAATACCAATTGACCTTCACCGTCCTGCCACCGGGTGGCCACGCGTCCCTGGGTCGTCATACCGACAAGGAAACCGGCGTGGCCCCATGGTTCGAGCGCTGCGAACTGCATTATGAATTCGTCTACGCCGGGATCGGTAAAAAAGGCGGGTACTGA
- a CDS encoding alkene reductase: protein MTDIGLDLLLSRVQLGKLSLKNRMIMAPMTRSRAGAGDAATALMAENYSQRASAGLIISEGSQVSAQGKGYLRTPGIFTPEQITGWKQVTDAVHAEGGQMFLQLWHVGRLSHPLVQVNGAQPVAPSAIKADGEIYTPEGLKPYELPRALELDEIPGVIADFRQAAVNAKQAGFDGVEIHGANGYLIDQFLRDGTNQRTDAYGGSVENRARFLKEVVESVIEVFGASRVGVRLSPIFSYFSMSDSHPQATFDYTARMLSRYGLAYLHIVELGEGPFDFRELKRRFGGPYIANGGYSAERAATAISRGEADLVAFGTPFLANPDLVERFKRGQALNPPDASTFYQGDERGYTDYPTLAKAQTGQEA from the coding sequence ATGACTGACATCGGTCTCGATCTTCTGTTGTCCCGAGTTCAACTCGGCAAGCTGTCCCTGAAAAACCGCATGATCATGGCGCCGATGACCCGCAGCCGTGCCGGAGCAGGCGATGCGGCCACGGCCCTGATGGCCGAGAATTACAGCCAACGCGCCAGCGCCGGCCTGATCATCAGCGAAGGCTCCCAGGTGTCGGCCCAGGGCAAGGGTTACCTGAGAACGCCGGGGATTTTCACCCCTGAGCAAATCACTGGCTGGAAACAGGTGACCGACGCGGTCCATGCCGAGGGTGGGCAGATGTTTTTGCAGCTCTGGCACGTGGGCCGTCTTTCCCATCCCTTGGTGCAAGTCAACGGCGCCCAACCCGTTGCCCCCTCGGCGATCAAGGCCGATGGCGAGATCTACACCCCCGAAGGCCTCAAGCCCTATGAACTGCCACGGGCGCTGGAGCTCGATGAAATCCCCGGCGTGATCGCCGACTTCCGCCAGGCTGCCGTCAACGCGAAACAGGCCGGTTTCGACGGCGTGGAAATTCACGGCGCCAATGGCTACCTGATCGACCAGTTCCTGCGTGACGGCACCAACCAACGCACCGATGCCTACGGCGGCTCGGTCGAGAATCGCGCCCGTTTCCTCAAGGAGGTCGTCGAGTCGGTGATCGAAGTCTTCGGGGCCAGCCGTGTCGGTGTGCGCCTGTCGCCGATCTTCAGCTACTTCTCGATGAGCGACAGCCACCCACAAGCCACTTTCGACTACACCGCCAGGATGCTCAGCCGCTATGGCCTGGCCTACCTGCACATCGTGGAACTGGGCGAAGGCCCGTTCGACTTCCGGGAGCTCAAGCGCCGCTTCGGCGGGCCCTACATCGCCAATGGCGGCTACAGCGCCGAACGCGCCGCTACCGCCATCAGCCGCGGTGAAGCAGATCTGGTGGCGTTCGGCACACCGTTCCTGGCGAACCCGGACCTGGTGGAGCGTTTCAAACGGGGCCAGGCGCTGAACCCCCCTGATGCGTCGACGTTCTATCAAGGCGACGAGCGTGGTTATACGGACTATCCGACCCTGGCCAAGGCCCAAACAGGCCAAGAGGCTTAA
- a CDS encoding DUF3079 domain-containing protein, whose product MAKPFPISPKHPERICWGCDRYCPTSALACGNGADRTMHPAEMIGDDWYLHGDWGLELVDITAKVIDPSATHLKE is encoded by the coding sequence ATGGCAAAGCCTTTTCCCATCAGTCCCAAGCATCCCGAGCGCATCTGCTGGGGATGTGATCGTTACTGTCCGACCAGTGCGCTGGCCTGCGGCAACGGTGCCGATCGAACGATGCACCCGGCCGAGATGATCGGGGACGATTGGTACCTGCATGGGGATTGGGGGCTGGAGTTGGTCGACATTACCGCCAAGGTCATTGACCCCAGCGCCACTCACCTGAAGGAATAA
- a CDS encoding peptidase U32 family protein — MSLPKHHLELLSPARDVTIAREAILHGADAVYIGGPSFGARHNACNEVGDIARLVEFAHRYHARVFTTINTILHDNELEPARQLIHQLYDAGVDALIVQDLGVMELDIPPIELHASTQTDIRTLARAKFLDQAGFSQLVLARELNLQEIRAIADETDAAIEFFIHGALCVAFSGQCNISHAQNGRSANRGDCSQACRLPYTLKDDQGRVVAYEKHLLSMKDNNQSANIRALVEAGVRSFKIEGRYKDMGYVKNITAYYRQRLDDVLEDRPDLARASSGRTAHFFVPDPDKTFHRGSTDYFVSERKIDIGAFDSPTFTGVPVGVVEKVGKRDLQVVTFDPLSNGDGLNVLVKREVVGFRANIAEPKGEFEEDGQKRYRYRVEPNEMPAGMYQLRPNHPLSRNLDHNWQQALLKTSSERRVGLAWVARLGEERLELTATSEEGISASVALEGPFGLANKPEQALEQLHDLLGQLGTTEYHATAIELDAPQAFFIPNSQLKALRREAIEALTAARIKAHPRGGRKAETSPPPVYPESHLSFLANVYNQKARDFYHRHGVKLIDAAFEAHEETGEVPVMITKHCLRFSFNLCPKQAKGVTGVRTKVAPMQLIHGDEVLTLKFDCKPCEMHVVGKIKGHILDLPLPGSTAQPVVGYISPEDLLKTIPRAPH; from the coding sequence ATGTCCTTGCCCAAACATCATCTGGAATTGCTCAGCCCCGCCCGCGACGTGACCATCGCCCGCGAGGCCATTCTGCATGGCGCCGACGCCGTGTACATCGGTGGCCCGAGTTTCGGCGCGCGTCACAACGCCTGCAACGAGGTGGGCGATATTGCCCGGCTGGTGGAGTTCGCCCACCGCTACCACGCCCGGGTGTTCACGACCATCAACACCATCCTGCACGACAATGAACTGGAGCCGGCCCGCCAGCTGATCCACCAGTTGTACGATGCCGGTGTCGACGCGTTGATCGTCCAGGACCTGGGGGTGATGGAGCTGGATATCCCGCCTATCGAGCTGCACGCCAGCACCCAGACCGACATCCGCACCCTGGCCCGGGCCAAGTTCCTCGACCAGGCCGGTTTCTCGCAACTGGTCCTGGCCCGTGAGCTGAACCTGCAGGAAATCCGTGCCATCGCCGACGAGACCGATGCGGCCATCGAGTTCTTCATCCACGGTGCGCTGTGCGTGGCCTTTTCCGGCCAGTGCAACATCTCCCACGCCCAGAACGGCCGCAGCGCCAACCGTGGCGACTGTTCCCAGGCCTGTCGCCTGCCCTACACCCTCAAGGATGACCAGGGCCGGGTAGTCGCCTATGAAAAACACCTGCTGTCGATGAAAGACAACAACCAGAGCGCCAACATCCGCGCCCTGGTCGAAGCCGGCGTGCGCTCGTTCAAGATCGAAGGGCGCTACAAGGACATGGGCTATGTGAAGAACATCACCGCCTATTACCGCCAGCGCCTGGACGATGTCCTCGAAGACCGCCCGGACCTGGCCCGCGCGTCCAGCGGCCGTACCGCCCACTTCTTCGTCCCCGACCCGGACAAGACCTTCCACCGTGGCAGCACCGACTATTTCGTCAGCGAGCGCAAGATCGACATCGGCGCCTTCGATTCGCCAACCTTTACCGGCGTGCCGGTGGGCGTGGTGGAAAAGGTCGGCAAGCGCGACTTGCAAGTAGTGACCTTCGATCCGTTGTCCAACGGCGACGGGCTCAACGTGCTGGTCAAGCGCGAAGTCGTCGGTTTCCGCGCCAACATCGCCGAGCCCAAGGGTGAATTCGAAGAGGACGGCCAGAAGCGCTACCGCTACCGCGTCGAGCCCAACGAGATGCCGGCCGGGATGTACCAATTGCGCCCCAACCATCCGCTGAGCCGCAACCTGGACCACAACTGGCAGCAAGCGTTGCTCAAGACCTCCTCCGAGCGCCGGGTCGGCCTGGCCTGGGTTGCGCGCCTGGGCGAAGAACGCCTGGAACTGACCGCCACCAGCGAGGAAGGCATCAGCGCCAGCGTCGCCCTGGAGGGGCCATTCGGCCTGGCGAACAAGCCGGAACAGGCCTTGGAGCAACTGCATGACCTGCTCGGCCAACTGGGCACCACCGAGTACCACGCCACCGCCATCGAGCTGGATGCGCCCCAGGCGTTCTTCATCCCCAACTCGCAGCTCAAGGCGTTGCGCCGCGAAGCCATCGAAGCCCTGACCGCCGCCCGCATCAAAGCCCACCCGCGCGGTGGCCGCAAGGCCGAGACCAGCCCGCCGCCGGTGTACCCGGAGTCGCACCTGTCGTTCCTGGCCAACGTCTACAACCAGAAGGCCCGGGATTTCTATCATCGCCACGGGGTCAAGCTGATCGATGCGGCGTTCGAGGCCCACGAGGAAACCGGTGAAGTGCCGGTGATGATCACCAAGCACTGCCTGCGTTTCTCGTTCAACCTCTGCCCCAAGCAAGCCAAGGGCGTCACCGGCGTGCGCACCAAGGTCGCGCCGATGCAACTGATACATGGGGATGAAGTGCTGACGCTGAAGTTCGACTGCAAACCCTGCGAGATGCATGTGGTGGGCAAGATCAAGGGGCACATCCTTGACCTGCCATTGCCCGGCAGCACGGCGCAACCGGTGGTCGGCTACATCAGCCCTGAAGACCTGCTCAAGACGATTCCGCGCGCACCGCATTAA
- a CDS encoding LysR family transcriptional regulator, translated as MLDLNDVALFVQVVRSGSFAEAARRLGMPANTVSRRVQQLEAQLESRLLQRSTRKLTLTQVGQGFYERCVEAVDGLMDAGQELMMGSEEPSGLVRIAAPADFFDFFPMEWVADFLAAHPRVQLDFVLSDARVDLIADRIDVAFRGGPLQDSGYVGRQLLQNDGDGMVASPAYIAARGVPRSLQDLAHHDGVSFAHPSGLTDWRLVGPDGIEEHVQIASRFHANTAQALRRATVAGLGIAVLPGALSALDLEAGRLVRVLPQYQRSGFGLNVLYPSRRQLPLAVSAFIGLVMEKLELKAFPARTQKI; from the coding sequence ATGCTCGATCTCAACGATGTCGCGCTGTTTGTCCAGGTGGTCCGCAGCGGCAGCTTCGCCGAGGCGGCCAGGCGCTTGGGCATGCCTGCCAACACCGTCAGCCGCCGGGTCCAACAGTTGGAGGCGCAGTTGGAGTCGCGACTTCTGCAGCGCTCGACCCGCAAACTCACGTTGACCCAGGTGGGCCAGGGGTTTTATGAGCGCTGCGTGGAGGCGGTGGATGGTCTGATGGATGCAGGGCAGGAACTGATGATGGGTAGCGAAGAGCCCAGCGGCCTGGTGCGTATCGCGGCGCCGGCGGATTTTTTCGATTTTTTCCCGATGGAATGGGTGGCCGACTTTTTAGCCGCACACCCTCGTGTGCAACTCGATTTTGTGCTCAGCGATGCCCGTGTCGACCTGATTGCCGACCGCATCGACGTGGCCTTTCGCGGCGGTCCGCTGCAGGACTCTGGGTATGTCGGTCGCCAACTGCTGCAGAACGACGGTGACGGCATGGTTGCCAGTCCCGCCTACATTGCCGCACGCGGCGTACCGCGTTCGCTGCAGGACCTGGCTCACCACGACGGCGTGAGCTTCGCCCACCCCAGCGGCTTGACCGACTGGCGACTCGTCGGCCCGGACGGTATCGAGGAACACGTGCAGATCGCCAGCCGATTCCATGCCAACACCGCCCAAGCGTTGCGCAGGGCAACCGTCGCCGGTCTGGGCATCGCCGTGCTGCCAGGGGCACTGAGCGCTCTCGACCTGGAAGCCGGAAGGCTGGTGCGCGTGCTGCCGCAGTACCAACGCAGCGGCTTCGGCCTGAATGTGCTGTATCCGAGCCGGCGGCAGTTGCCGCTGGCGGTTTCGGCGTTCATCGGGTTGGTGATGGAGAAGCTGGAGCTCAAGGCGTTTCCGGCGCGCACACAAAAAATCTGA